GAGGATCATCACGGACCTATTCAAAGCCTACTTGCAGGAACCCGCCATCCTGCCCAACCACGTCCAGGAATTGACTAGGGAGCGGGGTTTGGAACGGACGATCTGTGACTATATTGCTGGGATGACTGACCGCTTCGCAGTGGAAGAATACCAGAAGCTATTTGACCCGGTGATGAAACCTTAGAGGTAATCTATGGAACAGGAAATTTACTTGACACCCGAAGGTGCTGAAAAAATAAAGCTCGAGCTGGTGGAGCTGAAAGGCCCGAAGCGAGATGAGATGGCCAAGCGGCTGCGCTCCGCCATCCAGATGGGTGACCTCTCCGAAAACGCTGATTATCATAAAGCCAAGGAAGACCAGGCGTTCATGGAGGGCCGCATCCAAGAGCTTGAATACCTGCTGAAAAATGCCATCCTCATCGACACAAGTGCAGTGCCAGGTGATACTGTCCAGGTCGGCAGCCACGTTACAGTCCAGGAAGGGAATGACCCTGAGGAGACCTTTTGGCTGGTTGGCGCCAAGGAAGCTGACCCGCGCAACGGTATGATTTCCAACGAATCACCCATCGGCAGTGCGTTGTTGGGTGGACGGGTAGGCGACGAAGTGTCTGCCGATACCCCTGGTGGAACGATCAAACTGAGAATCCTAAAAATTGAATAAAAATTACTGATTACATATTTGCCTTGTCCAGACGTTTGACTTGGTTGGATAAAATCATCAACCTGAATTTTTTTCAACATTCAGGATGATCAACTCTTTTAACACGTCTATATTAACCTCGCGCAATCTCTTAAGATAGAGACAGCCTTTCCCGGTCTTATATTTCCCTAGCTTATCCAGCAATTTAATATCCTGGAGACCTCCGAAGGTCAAATAAAGAGTCAGGTTCTCCTTGCGAGGTGAAAAACCCACCAGAAACCAATCACCTTCGCGTCCACTTTCATAGCGATAATGCCGATCACCAAAGCCAATAATGCTGGAACCCCACATCCTGGGTTCTGCTTCAGTGATTTGCCGCATCATCTCTAAAATAACAAATGAATCATTTCGTTTGGTTACGTCTTCAATTGTATTTAGGTATTCTTCAACACTGGCTTCACTCGGTTTTGTTTTTAATTCGGACATGGGTTCCTCCAGCCAAATGAATTCAGATTAACCCTCTAAAAATTCTGTAAGCCCAACTTAGTATTTCACATTTTCATTAAAAATGACAGTATGTTACTATGAGAAAATGAAAAGAGTGGACCAGTCAACGCCAGTCCACTCTTTAGCGAGTTGATGGGTATATTACTGCTTCTGCCAGATAGCCAGCTCAAGCACCAGCGAATCGAAGTAGCTGTTCTCGGGCATGGCGCCCTGGCCGTAAGCCATGTCGACCACACGTGCCACCAATCGCAAGGTGGCAGTTTCCAGGATCGTTTGCCCACCGGCAACAGCCTGGAATGGCTCACCCTTGGCTTCCAGCTTCTGGCGAATGGTCGGGTCGTTGAAGGCGTGATCGCTCATCAGCACCTTGGTCACCGTCTGGATGTCATTCTTGTCGAACAGCCAGACCTCAAAAGCGGTGACTTTCTTGGGAACACCTACCCCGATGGTCTCGGAAATCCCCACACCACACTCGCCCAGGAATTCACCTGAAGGCGAATCGATGCTGAATGAGTCATCGAACAGGTCATCGCCGGCCTTATAGGAAGCCATAAACTGCACCATGGGGGCTTGCTCGGAGGTCGCCGGGTAATTGGTCCACTCAGTTGGGGCCACTTCTTCGGACGAGATTGTTTCCATACTGGGGGCAGTAGGGGCATTCTTCTTGCGGTTCTGTAGGACGAGATAAGCTACAAGCGCGGCACCCACCAGGAGGGTGATCACGCAAAACACGATCAGCAAAGTGCCAAGGTTGGATTTTCCAGTAGTCGTCCCGGCAGCTGTGGGTGCTACACCTGGTGCGGTGGTGGTAGGTATCACACCGGGTGCGGTGGTTTGTGCAGGTAGTTGGGCGGGGGCTGAAACCGCAGCACCGTATTGAACAATCAGATTAGGGTCGATATTACCGGGTGAAGACTGCACCGCTGCCAGGACAGTCGGTCCAAATTCCCCCAGGGCGTCATATTCGGCTTTAGCGGTGGCGGCATCACCTGTGGCGCCGTAGGAAATGATCGACATCCGCATCCACCAGTCTTGGTAACCGGGGTGCATGTTAGAGGGGGCAGCATCATACCACTGGACAGGCCACAACCACCAGCCTAATACCACCAACCCGACAAATAATCCCACCACCAGGCCTAGGATACCAGTCACCAGTGGTTTCTGGGCATACTCACGCGCCTGGTCGGCTAGGGATTGCGGTGTTGGAGGTTGATCCATCTGTAATTGATCCAGCTGATTATCGTCCATGGCTAATCTCCTGGCCTAAAATTCTAATGGGAAGATAGGCAAAATTTCAAGTAAGGATGAGTACAACGGTTCTAATTTTAGACCAATGTGGTGAAAAATGCAACTATCTTTGACCAATGCAGAGAAGTTGCAAGAGAAATGCCAGGTGGATAGCACAGAAGTAGAAATGCATAATATTTTTATGCGGAAATTCTCGGGAACAGGGTGTGGCAACCACTTAATTCGATCTTTCTAATGTTTAACAGACTGTTTCGAGGACTGGTGGGTGTTAACATGAAGCTACACCGCATTCTTGCACGTACGTCAGCGTGTTCAGCGCCGCTGAGCGGGGACGTGGGAATGTAGGTGAGGCATTATCGTAGAGGCGCCCATGTGGACGCCTCTACCTTATTAAATGCTTAGCTACGCACACCAGCCAGGATTAACCAAATTTGCCCTTTCTCCCTTGAGTTGAATTATACTAATCCTGATTTACCAAATGACATCTTGGAAAATTTATGCGTAATAAGGGCTGGAACACTGATCTGCTCCCATTAGTTATCATCGTACTGCTTCCACTTTTAATGATTGGAGGGGCAGTGGTTCCGCAACGAACCTTATTACCCGCCGATGTATTATCCAACTATCCTGCCTGGCAGGGGGTTGTGGACGGCCGAAAGGATTCCAATGGTTTACTGGGCGATGATATCCTGCAGTTTTATCCATGGCATAACCTGGCTTACGCAGCTGCCCAAGCTACGGGCAG
This is a stretch of genomic DNA from Anaerolineales bacterium. It encodes these proteins:
- a CDS encoding transcription elongation factor GreA yields the protein MEQEIYLTPEGAEKIKLELVELKGPKRDEMAKRLRSAIQMGDLSENADYHKAKEDQAFMEGRIQELEYLLKNAILIDTSAVPGDTVQVGSHVTVQEGNDPEETFWLVGAKEADPRNGMISNESPIGSALLGGRVGDEVSADTPGGTIKLRILKIE